The following is a genomic window from Lysinibacillus sp. G4S2.
TTGTACGACAGGTCGATTGATGATTGCATTAGGTGCCATGAAAATGGCTGAGGGCATCTTTAAATATTGCCCAACTAAAGCCTTAATGGGCTGTACAATGCATAGCGCTATGAACAACAACAGCAACAACAGCAACAACAACACCAGCAATAACAGCAATAATAGCTCTATGCAAAGTATGCTCAGTGGCCAAAATTCTATGTCATCTGAACAAATCAATAAACTCATGAAGGATTTCTCCTCTGCTATAACTGGAAATACGTCAGAATCAACTGCAACTGCTTCAAAGCAATCTGACTCCACTTCTGCTCAAACTTCCTCAGACAGTAAAAATTCTACAAGTAAAGCACAAAATCCTTCTTAGTCAAAGGAGCCGTCTCAACTGTATTTTTGAGACGGCTCTTTCCCTTATAATTCATACGTTTGAAAACAATAAGAAGTTTCACAGCATGATTAAATATTTAATTTAGGTGCGCATTTTCATAAGCCCATGACCATAGTGTAGGGTTGATTTCCGTTCCGACTGGGCGCTTTGCCGCTGTCGCTACGCTTTCGCACAGATAAAATATTTGCCGCTGTCGCTTCGCTTTCGCACAGATAAAACATTTGCCGCTGACGCTTCGCTTTCGCACAGAAAACATCCGCTTCGCTGCAGGGTCTCATCTGTAACACTGATCCCCAAGGAGTCGCTCAGCCTCCACTACAATCAACTAAAAAGGGCACCTATAAACAACTTATATTTCCGAAGTCGACACGTCTACTACTTAAACGTACGCCAGCCAATATCTTTACGGTAGAAGAAATTGTTCCAATCTTCAGTTGCAATACCTGCGTATACTTTTTCTTGCGCTTCCTTTAAAGTTGAGGCTTTTGCTCCAACTAATAATACTCGACCGCCATTACCGACAAAATTTCCATCAACAAGTTTTGTACCTGCATGGAATACTGCATGTGAAGCTGATAGAGCCTCTAAGTTAGGTAATGTATTGCCTTTTTCAACGTCCCCTGGATAGCCTTCTGCAGCAATAACTACTCCAAGCATTGCTTCTTCAGACCATTGCAGATCAAATGGCTTTTCATCCATTAATGCCATCATAAATTCACCAAAGTCAGATGCCATACGTGGTAAAACTACTTGTGTTTCTGGATCTCCAAAGCGTGCATTAAACTCAATCACCTTTGGGCCATTTTTCGTTAAAATCAATCCTGCATATAGTATCCCTGTAAACGATACATCATCTGCCTCCATACCTTTCACGGTTGGTTCAACAATCGTCTTATACGCAACATCTACTACTTCTTGTGAGATTTGAGGTACCGGTGAATAAGCTCCCATACCACCTGTGTTTGGACCTTTATCACCATCATAAGCACGTTTATGGTCTTGAGCAATCACCATTGGATAAATCTGACCTTTATGGACAAATGACATAAAGGAGAATTCTTCCCCGTCCAAAAATTCTTCAATGACAACACGAGAAGAGGACTCACCAAAACGTTGGTTACCAATCATATCCTCTACAGCTTCAATTGCTTCATCTTCCGTCATTGCTACAACTACACCTTTACCAGCTGCCAAACCGTCTGCCTTGATAACGATCGGTGCACCTTGCTCTTTAATATAGGCTATAGCCTTATCTGCTTCAGTGAACGTTTCATGGGCTGCTGTTGGGATATGATATTTATTCATAATATCCTTAGCGTATGATTTACTGCTTTCGATTTGTGCTGCTGCCTTTGTTGGACCAAATACTCGTAAGCCACGACTATTAAAGAAATCCACGATTCCTTCAGCAAGTGGTTGCTCTGGCCCAACAAAAGTTAAATCTACTGCATTTTCTTTCGCAAATTGTGCTAGACCTGCAAAATCCATTGTATCAATAGCAACGATTTCTGCATCGCCTCTCATACCATCATTACCAGGCGCTACAAATACTTTATCGACAGATGGTGAAATACTAAATTGTTTGGCGATAGCATGCTCACGACCGCCGCTTCCAATTACTAATACGTTCATTTTAGGGAATCCTCCTATTTGTAAGTAAGACCGAGATGAACCAACATCTCGGTCTTAGTGTTTAACATGTTCTAATTAGTGTTTGAAATGACGTACGCCAGTGAATACCATTGCAATACCGTACTCATTTGCTTTATCGATTGAATCCTGATCTTTAATAGAGCCGCCTGGTTGAATAATTGCTGTAATGCCTGCCGCTGCCGCTGCTTCTACTGTATCGCTCATAGGGAAGAATGCATCTGATGCAAGTGCTGCACCTTTAGCTTTTTCACCCGCTTGCTCAAACGCAATTTTAGCCGCTCCAACTCGGTTCATTTGACCAGCACCAACACCTAAAGTCATTTGAGAATCTGTCACAACGATTGCATTAGATTTAACGTGCTTCACAACTGCCCAGCCAAGTTGTAATGCTTCCCATTCTTGTGCTGTCGGTTCACGGTCTGTCACTACTTTAATATCTGCATTGGCAAATCCGTAGCGATCTGGTTCTTGTACAAGAAGACCACCCTCTACTGAAACAACATTAAATTGATCTTGTTTCGCTTGCTCAAAAGGAATTGTTAATAAGCGAATATTTTTCTTCTTCATTAAAATATCAAGTGCTTCCTGAGAGAAGGATGTTGCAATAATAATTTCTAAAAAGATATGGCTTAATTTTTCAGCAGTTGCTGCATCTACTTCCATATTTAAAGCAATAATGCCACCGAAAATAGACGTTGGATCTGCTTCGTATGCTTTATCAAACGCTTCTTCTAAT
Proteins encoded in this region:
- a CDS encoding YgaP-like transmembrane domain is translated as MHETNLSEKNAFCRFAMGTSMTAFGIAKVSRNPNCTTGRLMIALGAMKMAEGIFKYCPTKALMGCTMHSAMNNNSNNSNNNTSNNSNNSSMQSMLSGQNSMSSEQINKLMKDFSSAITGNTSESTATASKQSDSTSAQTSSDSKNSTSKAQNPS
- the purD gene encoding phosphoribosylamine--glycine ligase yields the protein MNVLVIGSGGREHAIAKQFSISPSVDKVFVAPGNDGMRGDAEIVAIDTMDFAGLAQFAKENAVDLTFVGPEQPLAEGIVDFFNSRGLRVFGPTKAAAQIESSKSYAKDIMNKYHIPTAAHETFTEADKAIAYIKEQGAPIVIKADGLAAGKGVVVAMTEDEAIEAVEDMIGNQRFGESSSRVVIEEFLDGEEFSFMSFVHKGQIYPMVIAQDHKRAYDGDKGPNTGGMGAYSPVPQISQEVVDVAYKTIVEPTVKGMEADDVSFTGILYAGLILTKNGPKVIEFNARFGDPETQVVLPRMASDFGEFMMALMDEKPFDLQWSEEAMLGVVIAAEGYPGDVEKGNTLPNLEALSASHAVFHAGTKLVDGNFVGNGGRVLLVGAKASTLKEAQEKVYAGIATEDWNNFFYRKDIGWRTFK